The Nocardia vinacea genome contains the following window.
GCTGTGTCGCGCCCGGCTCACGCACCTCGACGCCGTAGGACCGCCAATCGGGCAGCCGCAGATCCCGAACGAGCATGCCCCCGTTGGCAATTGGATTCGCGCTCATCCGCCGATCGCCGTCGGGCACCAGGTCGAGCAGTGCCGCTGACGGCCTGCCCGACTCGTCGAAGAGCTCCTCCGGCCGATAGGACCGCAACCACTGTTCGAGCACCGCCCGATGCTCGCCGTCGGTACGCGCGGCCGGCAATGGCACCTGATGCGCTCGGAAGGTGCCTTCAACAGGATCACCGTCCACTACCGGCGGGCAGGTCCATCCCTTCGGCGTGCGCAGCACGATCATCGGCCAACTCGGGCGCACCCCATCGGTCCCCGCGCGTGCGGTCGACTGAATCTCCGCGATGCGATCCAGGGCGGTGTCGACCGCAATGGCCATTTCCTGGTGCACGTTCGCGGGATCGCTGCCCGCGACGACGATCGGCTCATAGCCGTATCCGCGCATCAGCGTCAGCAATTCGGATTCCGGAATGCGCGCCAGGATGGTCGGATTGGCGATCTTGTACTGATTCAACGCGAGAATCGGCAGCACCGCACCGTCGCGCACCGGGCTGAGGAATTTATTGGCATGCCAGCTGGTGGCCAGCGGCCCGGTCTCCGCCTCACCGTCGCCGACCACGCAGAACACCGTCAGATCCGGATTATCCAGCGCCGCCCCGAACGCGTGCAGCAGCGAATAGCCCAGCTCACCGCCCTCATGGAAGGAACCAGGCGTCTCCGGCGCACAATGACTCGGCACACCACCGGGAAAGGAGAATTGCGCGAACAGCGCACCCATCCCGTCGGCGTCCCGCGGAATATGGCTGTAGAGCTCGGAATACGTGCCCTCGAGCCAGGCGCAGGCGTTCGGGCCCGGTCCGCCGTGCCCGGGTCCGGCGACGAAGACCGCATTCAAGTCGCGCTGCCGGATCGCCCGATTGGCATGCGCCCATACCAGATTCAGGCCGGGTACGGTCCCGAAATGTCCGAGCAGCCGCGGTTTGATGTGCTCGGGCTCCAGCGGTTCACGCAGCAGCGGATTGCTCATGAGATAGATCTGGCCGACCGCGAGATAGTTCGCGGCGCGCCACCACGCGTCGATTGCTTCCAGTTCCGCGCGCTCGAGCGGGCCGGGGGCCTCCGCGAGCCGATACGCGCGCGGCGCGATGGTCGCACCGCCACCGCTCTCGACGTTGTCGGCCGAGGTATCGCCACCCAGACTGGCCATCTGCGTCATACGCCGACTCTCCTCACACTCGGGCATCGGAAGCGGCACCTGGCGGGACCGCTGTCGGGTCTGCACGGTTGTCGATAGCAATCGACAACGCCGGTTGGAGAATTCATCGTCAGCCTACCCACCGCTCGCGCCGGTAAATCGGTCTTCACGATCTCGCGGCCACCGTCGGTCCGTCTGGTGCCGAATGTCACCGCGCTGAGGTCATCGGTCCTCGCTCGACCGCACGACGGTCTCCGGGGCCCAGCCGCAGGGTGGCTGGGACGACCGCGGCGCGGTGTATTACGGTCCGCCGCATGCAAACACTGCGCAGGATCATCGGTATCGGCACCATCGCCGCCGCGACATTCGCGCTGGCCGCCTGTGGCTCGGACGATGACAAGGGCTCGTCCGCCACCACGTCCGCCACCACGTCATCGGCCGCCGCGGCATCGGCGCAGCCCACCTTCGGTCAGCTGCCCGCGCAGAACACCGGCGCCGAATGCACCGCCGACGACATCGTGGTGGTCGGCGGCTTCGGCGCGACGCCGAAGATCACCATCCCGGACACCTGCACCCCGCCGACCCAGCTCCTCGTCAAGGATCTCGTTCCGGGCAGCGGTCCCGGTGCGGTCGCCGGTCAGCCGCTCACCATGAACTACACGCTGATCACCTGGTCGGATAAGAAGAAGCTGGACAGCTCGTTCGACCGAGGCAAGCCCTTCCAGCTGACGCTCGGTGCCGGACAGG
Protein-coding sequences here:
- a CDS encoding FKBP-type peptidyl-prolyl cis-trans isomerase, giving the protein MQTLRRIIGIGTIAAATFALAACGSDDDKGSSATTSATTSSAAAASAQPTFGQLPAQNTGAECTADDIVVVGGFGATPKITIPDTCTPPTQLLVKDLVPGSGPGAVAGQPLTMNYTLITWSDKKKLDSSFDRGKPFQLTLGAGQVIPGWEQGLVGVQAGARRLLIIPPNLGYGAGGNGIKPNETLVFVTDAVAVGK
- a CDS encoding phosphoketolase family protein, translated to MTQMASLGGDTSADNVESGGGATIAPRAYRLAEAPGPLERAELEAIDAWWRAANYLAVGQIYLMSNPLLREPLEPEHIKPRLLGHFGTVPGLNLVWAHANRAIRQRDLNAVFVAGPGHGGPGPNACAWLEGTYSELYSHIPRDADGMGALFAQFSFPGGVPSHCAPETPGSFHEGGELGYSLLHAFGAALDNPDLTVFCVVGDGEAETGPLATSWHANKFLSPVRDGAVLPILALNQYKIANPTILARIPESELLTLMRGYGYEPIVVAGSDPANVHQEMAIAVDTALDRIAEIQSTARAGTDGVRPSWPMIVLRTPKGWTCPPVVDGDPVEGTFRAHQVPLPAARTDGEHRAVLEQWLRSYRPEELFDESGRPSAALLDLVPDGDRRMSANPIANGGMLVRDLRLPDWRSYGVEVREPGATQHEATRVLGAWLRDVTARNADNFLTFAPDELASNRLQDILQVTGRDWQAEIGEFDVDLDRTGRVIEVLSEHMCQGLLEGYLLTGRHGVFTCYEAFIHIIDAMFNQHAKWLDASAAVPWRRPIASLNYLLSSHVWRQDHNGFTHQDPGFLDVVLNKKPSIVRVYLPPDANTLLSTYDHCLRSRHYVNVVVAGKQPQADWLSVSDAAVHCARGAGIWGWAGQNDDPGTAPDVVLACAGDVPTLETLAAAAILRARLPELRLRVVNVVDLMRLQPSDEHPHGLSDSEFDTLFTRDRPVIFAFHGYPWLIHRLTYQRTNHSELHVRGYKEKGTTTTPFDMVMLNDLDRYHLVMDVIDRVPTLREKAAGLRQEMVDARWNARAWTREHGEDLPAVANWTWPNLSL